A genomic window from Plasmodium chabaudi chabaudi strain AS genome assembly, chromosome: 8 includes:
- a CDS encoding dihydrouridine synthase, putative, with product MRIILVKVLILYMYFTYFKNHGNAKLNKSKYTLIRVYHKNPFKLYKKNKIEYNKDNIDNQINYNRHTKINTDINLFKSCTPFGKNNRGVFFIANNINTKEKIKNLKRKNMSILSSNNIDDTLGGVNQPIFELENISQSLNDLYRKRKSEIEPLIQVAPMINVTNRHFRALVRIISKKVQLWTEMIVDNTLLYNINNLEEHLGFNKNEHPIVCQLGGSDPTSLSEAAVLIEQAGYDEININVGCPSTKVANKGAFGAYLMKKPELVKNIVYEIKKKVQIPVTVKIRTGVDDLDSFSFLKSFIETVSSVGCEHFIIHSRKAWLKGLDPKQNRSVPPLEYNKVFDLCKLYPNLKFTLNGGIKSIEQGVALLNGYVPINKTTGNHNKYTDNNYIKVEDYDINPLYGVMIGRACMDNITVLAKTDKLVYNHDTLATAYSRRTVLEAYKSYLEQNSSFYSLVNAFELLKPILGVLKGMPGHRLFRNKIDAYIRTYASTLNCAQILDKAMIDVDNIAPGCLDLMLDDYKAQQEYIKNY from the coding sequence atgcgAATTATATTGGTAAAAGTtttgatattatatatgtattttacatattttaaaaatcatGGTAATGCAAAACTGAATAAGAGTAAATATACTCTTATAAGGgtatatcataaaaatccttttaaattatataaaaaaaataaaatcgaatataataaagataatattgacaatcaaataaattataatagacatacaaaaataaatactgATATAAATCTATTTAAAAGTTGTACACCTTTTGGAAAAAACAACAGAGGTGTCTTCTTCATTGCAAACAACATTAACACTAAGgagaaaattaaaaatttaaagagaaaaaacaTGTCGATTTTATcaagtaataatatagatgACACATTGGGAGGGGTTAACCAACCCATTTTTgaattagaaaatatatcacaatcattaaatgatttatacagaaaaaggaaaagtGAAATCGAACCATTAATACAAGTTGCCCCTATGATAAATGTAACAAATCGCCACTTTAGAGCTTTGGTTCGAATTATTAGTAAAAAAGTACAATTATGGACTGAAATGATTGTTGATAATACtttgttatataatataaataatttagaaGAACATTTAGGtttcaataaaaatgaGCATCCAATAGTTTGTCAATTAGGGGGTTCTGATCCTACATCTTTATCAGAAGCAGCTGTATTAATAGAACAAGCTGGatatgatgaaataaatattaatgttGGATGTCCAAGTACAAAAGTAGCTAATAAAGGAGCCTTTGGTGCTTACTTAATGAAAAAACCTGAACtcgttaaaaatattgtttatgaaataaaaaaaaaagtacaAATTCCTGTAACTGTTAAAATAAGAACAGGTGTTGATGATCTtgattcattttcttttttaaaatcattTATTGAAACAGTTTCATCAGTTGGTTGTgaacattttattatacattcAAGAAAAGCATGGTTAAAAGGATTAGATCCAAAACAAAATAGAAGTGTACCACCTTTAGAATATAATAAGGTTTTTGatttatgtaaattataTCCAAACTTAAAATTCACTTTAAATGGTGGGATCAAATCTATTGAACAAGGAGTAGCATTATTAAATGGATATGTgccaataaataaaacaacgGGTAATCATAATAAGTATActgataataattatataaaggtTGAAGattatgatataaatcCATTATATGGTGTTATGATTGGAAGAGCATGTATGGACAATATTACTGTATTGGCAAAAACAGATAAGCTTGTATATAACCATGATACTTTAGCTACAGCTTATAGTCGACGAACTGTGTTAGAAGCATATAAATCCTATTTAGAACAAAATTCATCTTTTTACAGTTTAGTAAATGCTTTTGAATTGTTGAAGCCAATACTTGGTGTACTTAAGGGTATGCCTGGTCATAGATTatttagaaataaaatagatgcatatataagaaCATATGCATCTACTTTAAATTGCGCTCAAATATTAGATAAAGCTATGATTGATGTTGATAATATTGCTCCAGGTTGTCTAGACTTAATGCTCGATGATTATAAAGCACAACAagaatacataaaaaattattaa